One Manduca sexta isolate Smith_Timp_Sample1 chromosome 26, JHU_Msex_v1.0, whole genome shotgun sequence genomic region harbors:
- the LOC115451615 gene encoding uncharacterized protein LOC115451615 — translation MHPCWVIVKQRRARYGRRGLQYFPRFQFLLANLLALNCQEEESEKPTGVYTSDEGKPSYSFSYGVSDARTGDIKTVWESKEGDTVKGHYSVLEPDGSMRTVEYSAGPKTGFTAVVNNENIHTENPEGRSLENPEGRSFMEEKAMRDYGKYYDFSEDADEDYYENKRPKHPLESLFKDYSIRKKPKYPYDLEPSEYTHSISIKHPRDESSDTEAHSHVGYSFDPNCKTKTRKESNEHKENLYSNIVDLEMSKTKNPIFSGDSYKEPYDKYAEASNYDFEKYKPFSSNSHKGSKYDDNHMKPSSPTKYTFPSLPDVPPPDRYYPDEIPQRPKKKNRPYKLPEFYPSDDLDDYILVPKKKYKPSRVPDLSDYKPDLEDDYDRPQYGSNSDDQDDRYPTRGNGQKEVIRKVIKKRRPPVINLLDMFDI, via the exons ATGCATCCTTGTTGGGTGATAGTGAAGCAGCGTAGAGCGCGGTACGGGCGCCGGGG ctTGCAATATTTTCCACGTTTTCAGTTCCTCTTGGCAAATCTGTTAGCTTTGAATTGTCAAGAAGAAGAATCAGAAAAACCCACAGGAGTTTACACAAGCGACGAA GGAAAACCGAGCTACTCGTTCAGTTACGGAGTGTCCGATGCCCGCACTGGGGACATAAAGACTGTGTGGGAGTCAAAGGAAGGTGATACTGTCAAAG gTCACTACAGTGTACTTGAACCTGATGGCTCTATGAGAACCGTGGAGTATTCAGCCGGCCCAAAAACAGGCTTCACGGCAGTAGTAAACAATGAGAATATACATACAGAAAATCCAGAAGGTAGAAGTTTGGAAAATCCAGAAGGTCGAAGCTTCATGGAGGAGAAGGCTATGAGAGATTATGGAAAGTATTACGATTTTTCTGAAGATGCTGACGAAGATTACTATGAGAACAAAAGGCCAAAACATCCATTGGAGTCTTTGTTCAAAGATTACTCCATAAGAAAAAAACCAAAGTATCCGTACGATTTAGAACCCAGTGAGTACACGCACAGCATTAGCATTAAACATCCGCGCGATGAATCTTCTGATACTGAAGCTCACAGTCACGTCGGATACAGTTTTGACCCGAATTGTAAAACTAAAACTAGAAAAGAAAGTAACGAACACAAAGAAAATTTGTATTCAAACATTGTAGATTTAGAAATGAGTAAAACAAAGAATCCTATATTTTCCGGTGATTCTTATAAAGAACCTTATGATAAGTATGCTGAAGCATCAAATTATGACTTTGAGAAATATAAACCGTTTAGTAGCAACTCTCACAAGGGGTCAAAATATGATGATAATCATATGAAACCGTCGTCCCCAACGAAGTACACATTTCCAAGTTTACCAGACGTACCTCCACCGGATAGATATTATCCAGACGAAATTCCACAAAGACCAAAGAAGAAAAATAGGCCTTACAAACTGCCAGAGTTCTATCCAAGCGATGATTTAGATGACTATATTCTTGTTCCTAAAAAGAAGTACAAGCCCTCGAGGGTTCCGGATTTGAGCGATTATAAGCCGGATCTAGAGGATGATTACGACCGACCACAATATGGAAGCAACAGTGACGATCAAGACGACAGATATCCAACTCGAGGCAATGGTCAGAAAGAAGTAATaagaaaagttattaaaaaaagacgACCTCccgtaattaatttattagatatgtttgatatttaa